A genome region from Populus alba chromosome 5, ASM523922v2, whole genome shotgun sequence includes the following:
- the LOC118039271 gene encoding protein MIZU-KUSSEI 1 yields MGELFPRGSSASIDGSPETPKPPPSPPLPPRQHQQLSLVQPPQKKKHKPKVFRILRSVFRTFPILTSPACKISVLSGGLSESARGISGSKVTGTLFGYRKGRVSLSVQENPRCLPSLVVELAMQTSVLQKEMSTGMLRIALECEKRSDKDKIRVLDEPLWKMFCNGRKGGYGVKRDASEEDLNVMELLKAVSMGAGVLPGNSVVEGPDGELAYMRAHFERVMGSKDSETLYMISPEGDTGPELSIFFMRV; encoded by the coding sequence ATGGGGGAGTTATTTCCTCGAGGCAGCTCTGCGTCCATAGATGGCTCGCCAGAAACACcaaaaccaccaccatcaccaccactTCCCCCAAGACAGCACCAGCAATTATCTCTTGTCCAACCAccccaaaaaaagaaacacaaacccAAAGTTTTTCGAATCTTACGCTCGGTTTTTCGAACTTTCCCCATTCTAACGTCCCCAGCATGCAAGATTTCTGTCCTCTCGGGGGGACTGTCAGAGAGTGCTCGAGGGATATCGGGAAGTAAAGTTACAGGGACCTTATTTGGGTATCGTAAAGGTAGGGTAAGCTTGTCGGTGCAAGAAAACCCCAGGTGCCTCCCTTCATTGGTTGTTGAGTTAGCAATGCAAACCAGCGTGTTACAGAAAGAAATGAGCACAGGGATGTTAAGGATTGCCCTAGAATGTGAAAAGAGATCTGATAAGGATAAGATTAGGGTGTTAGATGAGCCATTGTGGAAAATGTTTTGCAATGGCAGAAAGGGTGGCTATGGGGTTAAAAGAGATGCCTCGGAGGAGGATTTGAATGTCATGGAGCTTCTCAAGGCAGTATCCATGGGGGCAGGGGTACTTCCAGGGAATTCGGTGGTCGAGGGCCCAGATGGGGAGTTGGCCTACATGAGAGCCCATTTTGAACGTGTTATGGGCTCAAAGGATTCCGAGACACTATACATGATAAGCCCAGAAGGTGATACTGGGCCTGAACTTAGTATATTCTTCATGAGGGTTTGA
- the LOC118039258 gene encoding stress enhanced protein 2, chloroplastic → MARVAARAINCQLVDKKPDVLSREAGAAIPVQVPVPKIKANIAENGKIMLQPRLCTLRSYGQDGFGVVKTSSRKDSGDHDDQVVSPFFETLSEYIESSKKSRDFEIISGRLAMIVFAATVTTEVVTGNTVFRKMDLVGIEEAVGVCLGAVTCAAIFAWFSSARNRVGRIFTIGCNTFIDSLIDEIVDGLFYDTEPSDWSDEI, encoded by the exons ATGGCAAGGGTGGCAGCGCGTGCAATCAACTGTCAGCTCGTAGATAAAAAACCAGATGTTTTAAGCAGAGAAGCTGGTGCAGCTATTCCAGTTCAGGTTCCGGTTCCAAAAATCAAGGCTAATATAGCGGAGAATGGGAAGATAATGTTGCAACCAAGGCTGTGCACACTGAGGTCGTACGGCCAGGATGGATTTGGGGTAGTGAAGACTAGTTCAAGAAAGGACAGTGGAGATCATGATGATCAGGTGGTGTCTCCGTTTTTTGAAACTTTATCTGAGTATATTGAAAGCTCTAAGAAAAGTCGAGATTTCGAGATCATTTCTGGTCGACTTGCTATG ATTGTGTTTGCAGCAACAGTAACAACAGAGGTGGTTACTGGGAATACTGTGTTTAGAAAGATGGATTTAGTAGGGATTGAAGAAGCAGTAGGAGTATGTTTGGGAGCTGTTACTTGTGCTGCAATTTTTGCTTGGTTCTCTAGCGCTCGCAACAGAGTAGGCCGTATCTTCACGATTGGCTGCAACACGTTTATTGATTCACTGATAGATGAGATTGTCGATGGCCTTTTCTATGATACTGAACCCAGTGACTGGTCTGATGAGATCTAA
- the LOC118039241 gene encoding uncharacterized protein isoform X2: MELSAICLSPYGQSPSQTSLRELTTLGIKNAENLAIPSVRNDAAFLFTVVGTTGFLGVLAGQLPGDWGFFVPYLIGSISLVVLAVGSISPGLLQAAISGFSAVFPDYQERIARHEAAHFLIGYLIGLPILDYSLDIGKEHVNLIDEKLEKLIYSGQLDAKELDRLAVVAMAGLAAEGLQYDKVVGQSADLFTLQRFINRSKPQISKDQQQNLTRWAVLFGGSLIKNNKSLHEALMTAMSNKATVLECIQAIEKAA, encoded by the exons ATGGAGCTCTCAGCCATATGTCTCTCGCCGTACGGTCAGTCTCCATCACAA ACATCTCTGCGGGAGCTGACGACTCTTGGAATTAAGAATGCAGAGAACCTGGCAATTCCAAGTGTTAGAAATGAT GCAGCTTTTCTTTTCACAGTGGTGGGAACAACAGGCTTTTTGGGGGTCCTTGCTGGCCAGCTTCCTGGG GATTGGGGTTTCTTTGTGCCATACTTGATTGGGAGCATTTCTCTAGTTGTCCTGGCTGTGGGGAGTATTTCTCCTGG GCTTCTTCAAGCTGCTATTAGTGGCTTCTCTGCAGTTTTTCCTGACTATCAGGAGAGGATAGCTAGACATGAAGCAGCTCATTTTTTAA TTGGATACTTGATTGGCCTTCCTATCCTGGACTACTCATTAGATATCGGGAAAGAGCATGTCAATCTCATTGATGAAAAGCTGGAAAAGCTGATATATAGTGGGCAGCTTGATGCTAAGGAGCTAGATAG GTTGGCGGTTGTAGCAATGGCTGGACTTGCCGCAGAGGGTCTGCAGTATGACAAAGTGGTTGGCCAATCTGCTGACCTTTTCACTCTTCAG AGATTTATAAATAGAAGCAAACCACAGATCAGCAAAGACCAGCAGCAGAATCTTACTAGATGGGCT GTTTTATTTGGCGGATCTCTTATTAAAAACAACAAGTCACTCCATGAAGCCCTAATGACAGCAATGTCGAATAAGGCGACTGTATTAGAATGCATTCAAGCGATCGAGAAAGCTGCATAA
- the LOC118039241 gene encoding uncharacterized protein isoform X1 has product MLTSMVSLSNTTASPYTAFQCCNHHHKLLQIRASSAAPGVDLKTLESALAKKDSNAVKEALDQLREVGWAKRWSSQPYVSRRTTSLRELTTLGIKNAENLAIPSVRNDAAFLFTVVGTTGFLGVLAGQLPGDWGFFVPYLIGSISLVVLAVGSISPGLLQAAISGFSAVFPDYQERIARHEAAHFLIGYLIGLPILDYSLDIGKEHVNLIDEKLEKLIYSGQLDAKELDRLAVVAMAGLAAEGLQYDKVVGQSADLFTLQRFINRSKPQISKDQQQNLTRWAVLFGGSLIKNNKSLHEALMTAMSNKATVLECIQAIEKAA; this is encoded by the exons atgctaactTCAATGGTTTCTCTGTCAAATACTACTGCATCACCATACACTGCATTTCAGTGCTGTAATCATCACCACAAGCTGCTGCAAATAAGAGCTTCTTCTGCTGCACCTGGTGTTGACCTCAAGACCCTTGAGTCTGCACTTGCTAAG AAAGACAGCAATGCTGTTAAAGAGGCACTTGATCAGCTAAGGGAGGTTGGTTGGGCTAAGAGATGGAGCTCTCAGCCATATGTCTCTCGCCGTACG ACATCTCTGCGGGAGCTGACGACTCTTGGAATTAAGAATGCAGAGAACCTGGCAATTCCAAGTGTTAGAAATGAT GCAGCTTTTCTTTTCACAGTGGTGGGAACAACAGGCTTTTTGGGGGTCCTTGCTGGCCAGCTTCCTGGG GATTGGGGTTTCTTTGTGCCATACTTGATTGGGAGCATTTCTCTAGTTGTCCTGGCTGTGGGGAGTATTTCTCCTGG GCTTCTTCAAGCTGCTATTAGTGGCTTCTCTGCAGTTTTTCCTGACTATCAGGAGAGGATAGCTAGACATGAAGCAGCTCATTTTTTAA TTGGATACTTGATTGGCCTTCCTATCCTGGACTACTCATTAGATATCGGGAAAGAGCATGTCAATCTCATTGATGAAAAGCTGGAAAAGCTGATATATAGTGGGCAGCTTGATGCTAAGGAGCTAGATAG GTTGGCGGTTGTAGCAATGGCTGGACTTGCCGCAGAGGGTCTGCAGTATGACAAAGTGGTTGGCCAATCTGCTGACCTTTTCACTCTTCAG AGATTTATAAATAGAAGCAAACCACAGATCAGCAAAGACCAGCAGCAGAATCTTACTAGATGGGCT GTTTTATTTGGCGGATCTCTTATTAAAAACAACAAGTCACTCCATGAAGCCCTAATGACAGCAATGTCGAATAAGGCGACTGTATTAGAATGCATTCAAGCGATCGAGAAAGCTGCATAA